A region of Maribacter algicola DNA encodes the following proteins:
- the argS gene encoding arginine--tRNA ligase encodes MNIQVVLEAKVKEAISSHYGVALESVEFQPTRKDFEGDITIVVFPMLRQVKGNPVQIGEVIGSYLEKEVVEVAGFNVVKGFLNIIISDTYYLEFFDSVKEDANFGLVPSSNEAVMVEYSSPNTNKPLHLGHIRNNLLGYSVAEILKASGKKVYKTQIINDRGIHICKSMLAWQRFGQGETPKSTSLKGDKLVGNYYVAFDKAYKAEIEQLIDKGVDKNVAEKEAPILLEAQKMLQKWEAGDEEVVALWKKMNGWVYDGFEITYRNLGVDFDTYYYESDTYLLGKDVVAEGLEKGVFNKKEDGSVWIDLTDEGLDEKIVLRSDGTAVYMTQDIGTAIQRVKDYPDINGMVYTVGNEQDYHFKVLFLILKKLGFSWAEKLYHLSYGMVDLPSGKMKSREGTVVDADDLMEDMTKTAEAISKELGKLEGYSEEERAELYKMIGLGALKYYILKVDPKKRILFDPEESVDFQGNTGPFIQYTYARIQSILRKAEETHVNIEATTQISELHIKEKELLKQIQLFPETIQQAAENYSPALIANYTYDLVKEFNSFYQQVSILGEADEQKKIFRVQLSKKVGDTIKVAFSLLGIEVPARM; translated from the coding sequence ATGAATATTCAAGTAGTTTTAGAGGCGAAGGTCAAGGAGGCAATCTCGTCCCACTATGGTGTAGCATTGGAATCAGTGGAATTTCAGCCCACTCGAAAGGATTTTGAAGGGGATATTACCATTGTCGTTTTTCCTATGCTCAGACAGGTTAAGGGAAATCCGGTCCAAATAGGGGAAGTGATAGGCTCCTATCTGGAAAAGGAAGTAGTGGAAGTTGCCGGTTTTAACGTGGTGAAGGGATTCTTGAATATCATTATTTCGGATACATATTATCTAGAGTTTTTCGATAGTGTAAAAGAAGATGCTAATTTTGGACTTGTTCCATCTTCAAACGAGGCCGTAATGGTCGAATATTCTTCCCCCAATACCAACAAGCCCTTGCATTTGGGTCATATTCGAAACAATCTCTTGGGCTATTCCGTAGCCGAAATTCTAAAAGCTTCCGGTAAGAAAGTCTATAAGACCCAAATTATCAATGACCGGGGCATCCACATCTGTAAGAGCATGCTGGCATGGCAGCGATTTGGACAGGGCGAAACACCTAAAAGTACCAGTCTAAAAGGGGACAAATTGGTAGGTAATTATTATGTAGCTTTTGATAAGGCTTATAAAGCGGAAATTGAACAACTGATTGATAAAGGAGTAGATAAAAATGTGGCCGAAAAGGAGGCGCCTATCTTATTGGAAGCTCAAAAAATGCTCCAAAAGTGGGAGGCCGGTGATGAGGAGGTCGTAGCCCTTTGGAAGAAGATGAACGGATGGGTGTATGACGGGTTTGAAATAACTTACAGGAACCTTGGAGTGGATTTTGACACCTATTATTACGAAAGTGATACCTATTTGTTGGGTAAGGACGTGGTGGCTGAAGGTCTGGAAAAGGGAGTTTTCAATAAAAAGGAGGATGGCAGTGTTTGGATAGATTTGACCGATGAGGGCCTTGACGAAAAAATCGTACTGCGTTCCGATGGTACTGCCGTGTATATGACCCAGGATATAGGCACGGCCATACAAAGGGTCAAGGATTACCCGGATATAAACGGTATGGTCTATACCGTTGGAAATGAACAGGACTATCATTTCAAGGTGTTGTTTTTGATTCTGAAAAAGCTCGGGTTTTCATGGGCCGAAAAACTATATCATTTAAGTTATGGCATGGTGGATCTGCCCAGTGGAAAAATGAAGAGTAGGGAAGGAACGGTTGTGGATGCCGATGACCTTATGGAAGATATGACCAAAACAGCTGAGGCGATCTCAAAGGAACTGGGCAAGCTAGAAGGCTATTCAGAAGAGGAACGCGCTGAACTCTACAAAATGATAGGACTTGGGGCTCTAAAGTACTACATACTAAAGGTAGATCCAAAGAAGCGAATTTTGTTTGACCCCGAGGAGTCTGTCGATTTTCAAGGGAATACTGGTCCCTTTATTCAATATACCTACGCCCGCATCCAGTCTATTTTAAGAAAGGCGGAAGAGACCCATGTAAATATTGAGGCGACCACACAAATTTCAGAGCTCCATATAAAAGAAAAGGAACTTCTGAAGCAAATACAGCTGTTTCCCGAAACCATTCAACAGGCTGCGGAAAATTATAGTCCGGCGTTGATTGCAAATTATACGTACGATTTGGTCAAGGAATTCAATTCTTTTTATCAACAGGTATCCATACTTGGCGAAGCCGATGAGCAAAAAAAAATCTTCAGGGTACAATTGTCAAAAAAAGTTGGGGATACCATCAAAGTGGCTTTCAGTTTGCTGGGAATCGAAGTTCCGGCAAGAATGTAA